Proteins co-encoded in one bacterium genomic window:
- the tuf gene encoding elongation factor Tu (EF-Tu; promotes GTP-dependent binding of aminoacyl-tRNA to the A-site of ribosomes during protein biosynthesis; when the tRNA anticodon matches the mRNA codon, GTP hydrolysis results; the inactive EF-Tu-GDP leaves the ribosome and release of GDP is promoted by elongation factor Ts; many prokaryotes have two copies of the gene encoding EF-Tu) gives EMVMPGDNVEMTVELITPIAMDKELRFAIREGGRTVGSGVVSEVIE, from the coding sequence GGAGATGGTGATGCCGGGCGACAACGTCGAGATGACGGTGGAGCTGATCACGCCGATCGCGATGGACAAGGAGCTCCGGTTCGCGATCCGCGAAGGTGGACGAACCGTCGGATCCGGAGTCGTCTCCGAGGTCATCG